A part of Blastococcus sp. Marseille-P5729 genomic DNA contains:
- a CDS encoding YqgE/AlgH family protein — MQRDGVQDWLDGRGSDELRRPEVGALLLAMPALGDPTFDRTVVLIVGDYDEGYQGVILSEPTRDDVRVALPRWWRSAMPPRKLHRGGPCDYDLVLCLAVGRPGLDVEGLVEVKRYRHQSLYRVEGEVDPDAILSAVSGVRLFQGYSGWSPGQLELEIDEGAWLVVPSHADDAVSPTSATLWRGVLARQQGDAAFLRSCPDNPARN, encoded by the coding sequence ATGCAGCGCGACGGGGTACAGGACTGGCTGGACGGCCGCGGCTCGGATGAGCTCCGCCGTCCGGAGGTGGGTGCGCTGCTGCTCGCGATGCCGGCGCTGGGCGACCCCACCTTCGATCGAACGGTGGTGCTGATCGTGGGGGACTACGACGAGGGCTACCAGGGAGTCATCCTCTCCGAGCCGACCCGCGACGACGTCCGGGTGGCTCTTCCGCGCTGGTGGCGATCGGCGATGCCGCCGCGCAAGCTGCACCGCGGTGGGCCGTGCGACTACGACCTGGTGCTCTGCCTCGCGGTGGGCCGTCCGGGGCTGGACGTCGAGGGGCTGGTCGAGGTCAAGCGCTACCGCCACCAGTCGCTCTACCGGGTGGAGGGGGAGGTGGATCCCGACGCGATCCTGTCGGCGGTGTCCGGCGTCCGGTTGTTCCAGGGCTACTCCGGCTGGTCACCGGGTCAGCTCGAGCTCGAGATCGACGAGGGCGCGTGGCTGGTCGTGCCGAGCCACGCCGACGACGCGGTGTCGCCGACGTCCGCGACCCTGTGGCGCGGAGTGCTGGCGCGTCAGCAGGGCGACGCCGCGTTCCTGCGCAGCTGCCCCGACAACCCTGCCCGCAACTAG
- a CDS encoding methionine/alanine import family NSS transporter small subunit, translating into MTGPAITMLVVSILLVWGGLVASIAYLRARPEVVAGPAAIDPDEYAQDDHRHE; encoded by the coding sequence GTGACCGGACCGGCCATCACCATGCTCGTCGTGTCGATCCTGCTCGTGTGGGGTGGGCTCGTCGCCAGCATCGCCTACCTGCGGGCCCGCCCGGAGGTCGTCGCCGGACCCGCGGCGATCGACCCGGACGAGTACGCGCAGGACGACCACCGCCACGAGTGA
- a CDS encoding sodium-dependent transporter produces the protein MATKVQSTEREQWSHQTGFILAAIGSAVGLGNIWRFPGVAYEGGGGAFLVPYLIALLTAGIPILFLDYAIGHRFRGAAPLAFRRMKKWTEPLGWFQIMLSFVIAVYYAAVIAWSMSYFVFSFDMEYADDPKGFFLGEYLQVGEPEISTSIVAGVAIPLVLVWVAVLVILGLGVAGGVQRVNVIGIPLLLVAFIALVIRALTLPGATDGLNELFTPDWEALSDPDVWIAAYSQIFFSLSIAFGIMITYASYQKRKANMTSSGLVVAFANSSFEILAGIAVFSTLGFLAFERGVGVGELEGLTGPILSFVTFPAVLAQMPAGSLWGAVFFGALVIAGFTSLISILLGVSASLQEKLGVSRRAAAVGVAAVCGTISVALFSTTSGLLALDTVDQWANNIGVVTSAILMAIIVIWIIRKGDELRFHLNSVSTFKVGRIWILLLGVLAPIYLSYMLIERIITLISDGYEQLPTWYLVVFGWGTIAFTVIAAFVLTALPWRNSTERFTPWPQLRHDDVKTALAGPPQSADGSTNGEIK, from the coding sequence GTGGCCACCAAAGTGCAGTCCACCGAGCGCGAGCAGTGGAGCCACCAGACCGGCTTCATCCTCGCCGCGATCGGCTCGGCCGTCGGTCTGGGCAACATCTGGCGGTTCCCCGGGGTCGCCTACGAGGGTGGCGGCGGCGCTTTCCTCGTCCCGTACCTGATCGCGCTGCTCACCGCCGGCATCCCGATCCTGTTCCTGGACTACGCGATCGGCCACCGGTTCCGCGGCGCGGCACCGCTGGCCTTTCGACGTATGAAGAAGTGGACCGAGCCGCTGGGTTGGTTCCAGATCATGCTGTCGTTCGTCATTGCGGTGTACTACGCGGCCGTGATCGCCTGGTCGATGAGCTACTTCGTGTTCTCCTTCGACATGGAGTACGCCGACGATCCCAAGGGCTTCTTCCTCGGCGAGTACCTGCAGGTCGGCGAGCCGGAGATCTCCACCAGCATCGTGGCAGGCGTAGCCATCCCACTCGTGCTCGTCTGGGTCGCGGTGCTCGTCATCCTGGGCCTCGGCGTGGCCGGCGGTGTGCAGCGGGTCAACGTCATCGGCATTCCGCTGCTGCTGGTCGCCTTCATCGCGCTGGTGATTCGCGCGCTGACCCTGCCCGGCGCGACTGACGGCCTCAACGAGCTGTTCACCCCCGACTGGGAGGCGCTGAGCGATCCGGATGTCTGGATCGCGGCGTACAGCCAGATCTTCTTCTCGCTGTCGATCGCCTTCGGCATCATGATCACGTACGCCTCCTACCAGAAGCGCAAGGCCAACATGACCTCCTCCGGTCTGGTGGTGGCCTTCGCGAACTCGTCGTTCGAGATCCTCGCCGGCATCGCGGTCTTCTCGACCCTCGGCTTCCTGGCCTTCGAGCGAGGCGTCGGCGTCGGGGAGCTCGAAGGCCTCACCGGCCCGATTCTCTCATTCGTCACCTTCCCGGCCGTTCTGGCGCAGATGCCCGCTGGCAGCCTGTGGGGCGCGGTGTTCTTCGGCGCTCTGGTGATCGCCGGGTTCACATCGCTCATCTCGATCCTGCTGGGCGTCTCGGCGTCGCTGCAAGAGAAGCTCGGCGTCTCGCGTCGCGCCGCGGCAGTCGGCGTCGCGGCCGTCTGCGGCACCATCTCGGTCGCGCTGTTCTCCACGACGTCCGGTCTGCTCGCCCTCGACACGGTCGACCAGTGGGCGAACAACATCGGCGTCGTGACCTCGGCGATCCTGATGGCCATCATCGTCATCTGGATCATCCGCAAGGGCGACGAGCTGCGCTTCCACCTCAACTCCGTCTCGACCTTCAAGGTCGGCAGGATCTGGATCCTGCTGCTCGGCGTCCTGGCCCCGATCTACCTGTCGTACATGCTCATCGAGCGCATCATCACCCTCATCAGCGACGGGTACGAGCAGCTGCCGACCTGGTACCTCGTCGTCTTCGGGTGGGGCACCATCGCGTTCACGGTGATCGCGGCGTTCGTGCTCACCGCACTGCCGTGGCGCAACAGCACCGAGCGCTTCACGCCGTGGCCGCAGCTGCGCCACGACGACGTGAAGACCGCGCTCGCCGGACCTCCCCAGTCCGCGGACGGATCGACGAACGGAGAGATCAAGTGA